From a single Flavobacterium sp. genomic region:
- a CDS encoding aldehyde dehydrogenase family protein: MQDALQQLGIKEINEGTSTGSKWFSNGKIIESYSPATGDLIGKVKSSTKEDYETAMSAAEEAFKTWRLVPAPKRGEIVRQMGEELRKHKEALGKLVSFEMGKSYQEGLGEVQEMIDICDFAVGLSRQLHGLTMHSERPMHRMYEQWHPFGIVGIISAFNFPVAVWSWNTMLAWICGDVCIWKPSSKTPLCGVACQNIIQTVLERNNLPEGISCLVVGNESGDLINNDKRIPLVSFTGSTRIGRHVSKTVAERFGNTILELGGNNAIIVSKEADLSMVLVGAVFGAVGTAGQRCTSTRRLIVHESVYDKTLDVLAKAYAQLKIGNPLDANNHVGPLIDKGAVQDYLNAIEKAKAEGGRVIVEGGVLEGKGYESGCYVKPCIIEAKNEFEIVQHETFAPVLYVMKYSTIEEAIAMQNAVPQGLSSSIFTNNMREMELFLSAAGSDCGIANVNIGTSGAEIGGAFGGEKETGGGRESGSDAWKAYMRRQTNTINYGTALPLAQGIKFDL, translated from the coding sequence ATGCAAGACGCTTTGCAACAATTAGGCATTAAAGAAATTAACGAAGGAACTTCAACAGGTTCTAAGTGGTTTTCAAATGGAAAAATCATCGAATCCTATTCACCAGCAACAGGAGATTTGATTGGAAAAGTAAAATCTTCAACAAAAGAAGATTACGAAACAGCTATGAGTGCTGCAGAAGAAGCGTTCAAAACATGGCGTTTGGTTCCGGCTCCAAAAAGAGGGGAAATCGTTCGTCAAATGGGAGAAGAATTACGTAAACACAAAGAAGCATTAGGAAAATTAGTGTCTTTTGAAATGGGTAAATCGTATCAAGAAGGTCTTGGAGAAGTTCAGGAAATGATTGATATCTGTGATTTCGCAGTAGGTTTATCACGTCAATTACACGGATTAACTATGCATTCAGAACGTCCAATGCACAGAATGTATGAGCAATGGCATCCGTTTGGAATTGTTGGAATCATTTCGGCTTTCAATTTCCCAGTAGCGGTTTGGTCTTGGAACACGATGTTAGCTTGGATTTGTGGTGACGTTTGTATTTGGAAACCAAGTTCAAAAACGCCTTTATGTGGTGTTGCGTGTCAAAACATCATTCAAACGGTATTAGAAAGAAACAATTTACCAGAAGGAATCAGCTGTTTAGTGGTGGGTAACGAATCGGGTGATTTAATCAATAACGACAAACGTATTCCATTAGTATCGTTTACAGGTTCTACAAGAATTGGTCGTCATGTATCAAAAACGGTAGCTGAGCGTTTTGGAAACACTATCTTAGAATTAGGTGGAAACAACGCAATTATCGTTTCTAAAGAAGCTGATTTATCAATGGTATTGGTAGGAGCAGTTTTTGGAGCAGTAGGAACAGCAGGTCAACGTTGTACATCAACGCGTAGATTAATTGTTCACGAAAGTGTTTACGATAAAACTTTAGACGTTTTAGCAAAAGCGTATGCACAGTTAAAAATTGGAAATCCATTAGATGCTAACAATCACGTGGGGCCACTTATCGATAAAGGTGCGGTGCAAGATTACTTAAACGCGATTGAAAAAGCAAAAGCAGAAGGCGGAAGAGTAATTGTAGAAGGTGGTGTTTTAGAAGGAAAAGGATACGAAAGTGGATGTTATGTAAAACCATGTATTATTGAAGCTAAAAACGAGTTCGAAATCGTGCAACACGAAACATTTGCACCTGTTTTATACGTAATGAAATACAGTACCATTGAAGAAGCGATTGCAATGCAAAATGCAGTTCCTCAAGGATTATCTTCTTCTATCTTTACCAACAACATGAGAGAAATGGAATTATTCCTTTCGGCAGCAGGTTCTGATTGTGGTATTGCTAACGTAAACATTGGAACTTCTGGTGCTGAAATTGGTGGTGCTTTTGGTGGTGAAAAAGAAACAGGTGGTGGCCGTGAATCAGGTTCTGATGCTTGGAAAGCCTACATGAGAAGACAAACGAATACCATTAACTACGGAACAGCGTTACCATTAGCGCAAGGGATTAAGTTTGATTTGTAA
- a CDS encoding 3-hydroxyanthranilate 3,4-dioxygenase translates to MAIGKPFNLQKWIEDNKALLKPPVSNKNLYVESDDYIVMVVGGPNARKDYHYNETEELFYQLEGEITVYIQEDGEKKAMKLSAGDMYLHPAKVPHSPARTEGSIGLVIERKRVGKGFNDGLLWFCDNCNHKLHEVYFELHDIEKDFLPHFSTFYNSEEKRTCKKCGTVMETNPKFTIKK, encoded by the coding sequence ATGGCAATAGGAAAACCGTTTAATTTACAAAAGTGGATTGAGGACAACAAAGCATTGTTAAAACCACCTGTGAGTAATAAGAATTTATATGTGGAATCTGATGATTACATTGTAATGGTTGTGGGTGGACCCAATGCACGAAAAGACTATCACTACAATGAAACCGAAGAATTATTCTATCAGTTAGAAGGTGAAATCACCGTTTACATTCAAGAAGATGGCGAAAAGAAAGCTATGAAACTTTCAGCAGGCGATATGTATTTACATCCTGCTAAAGTACCACATTCACCAGCAAGAACGGAAGGTTCTATCGGATTGGTAATCGAAAGAAAACGTGTTGGCAAAGGATTCAATGATGGTTTATTGTGGTTTTGCGATAATTGCAATCATAAATTACACGAAGTATATTTCGAATTACACGATATAGAAAAGGATTTTCTACCGCATTTCAGTACGTTCTACAATTCAGAAGAAAAAAGAACCTGCAAAAAATGTGGCACCGTAATGGAAACCAATCCTAAATTTACAATTAAGAAATAA
- a CDS encoding endonuclease/exonuclease/phosphatase family protein, with protein MKIKHLLAVFTVILSINSAFSQDKKFKVHTVAFYNFENLFDTINDPDTYDEEYTPVNGWTKKKYKKKLDNLSRVLIELGTSENQKNSPVIIGACEIENRRVLEDLVKHPALINKGYKVVHFDSPDKRGIDVGFLYQEKYFQPTSYINVPLYVYESESATDKKDKKEDEEVEENVNYDKKTKRIYTRDQLLVTGLLDGEEINVIVNHWPSRSGGEKKSSPYREAAGRLNRKIMDSIIKINPKAKFITMGDLNDGAYNKSVKQGIGAKLKKTELKEPRDVYNPFEQMAKDGHASLFYRDSGDIFDQIMVSQQLIPADNNDYSSFKYWKAGIYNKPFLIQKTGQYKGYPLRNQNGVPGFSDHFPVYIYLVKEVK; from the coding sequence ATGAAAATTAAACACCTTTTGGCTGTATTTACCGTGATTTTGTCTATCAATAGTGCTTTTTCTCAGGATAAAAAATTTAAGGTGCATACGGTTGCATTTTACAATTTTGAAAATTTGTTTGATACAATTAACGATCCCGATACATATGATGAAGAATATACTCCTGTGAACGGTTGGACAAAAAAGAAATATAAAAAGAAATTAGATAATTTAAGTAGAGTTCTAATTGAATTAGGTACAAGCGAAAACCAAAAAAATTCACCAGTTATTATTGGTGCTTGTGAAATTGAAAACAGAAGAGTGTTAGAAGATTTAGTAAAACATCCTGCCTTAATTAATAAAGGATATAAAGTAGTACACTTTGATTCGCCAGATAAACGTGGAATTGATGTTGGTTTTTTATACCAAGAAAAGTATTTCCAACCAACAAGCTACATCAATGTTCCTCTGTATGTATATGAGTCAGAATCTGCGACTGATAAAAAAGACAAAAAAGAAGATGAAGAGGTTGAAGAAAACGTTAACTACGATAAAAAGACAAAAAGAATTTATACTCGTGACCAACTCTTAGTTACTGGTTTGTTAGACGGTGAAGAAATTAATGTTATTGTAAACCACTGGCCATCACGTTCTGGTGGAGAGAAAAAAAGTAGTCCTTACAGAGAAGCGGCGGGTAGATTAAACCGAAAAATAATGGATTCAATCATAAAAATTAACCCAAAGGCTAAATTCATTACCATGGGAGATTTAAATGATGGTGCATATAATAAAAGTGTGAAACAAGGTATTGGCGCTAAACTTAAGAAAACAGAATTAAAAGAACCAAGAGACGTTTACAATCCATTTGAGCAAATGGCTAAAGACGGACACGCTTCTTTATTTTACAGAGATTCAGGTGATATTTTTGACCAAATTATGGTAAGCCAACAATTAATTCCTGCGGATAATAACGATTATAGTTCGTTCAAATATTGGAAGGCGGGTATTTACAACAAACCTTTCTTAATTCAGAAAACGGGTCAGTACAAAGGATATCCACTTCGTAATCAAAACGGAGTTCCTGGATTCTCGGATCACTTCCCAGTTTATATTTATTTAGTGAAAGAAGTGAAGTAA